A stretch of the Geovibrio thiophilus genome encodes the following:
- the mltG gene encoding endolytic transglycosylase MltG, with protein sequence MVKKIIAAVVITAVIAFAVTAVLGVWIVKSEKFLETTEVTLELDLPKNGTFNQFYDRVFTHLNTPPYFRGYLIHVKKADRRIKYGYYRAENMLLSDYLENIFKGTQSTLKITIPEGYNIHDIASVLEKSNIIGIDDFLKTALDDEFIFRLTGISAPTIEGFLYPDTYFFPPYTKADYIIRTMYANFLNNLPEDFTERAEEKGLSFYQALTLASIVQKETYIDEEAQTVASVFYNRLKKRMRLQADPTIIYGKYAEFDGNIRKEDIRDGENPYNTYMIRGLPPTPISNPDRQSLEAAAYPAVTDYLFFVAKQDGTHVFTKTYDEHRRQVYLHQIRREQK encoded by the coding sequence ATGGTAAAAAAAATCATCGCCGCCGTTGTAATTACAGCCGTTATAGCCTTTGCGGTCACCGCGGTTTTGGGTGTATGGATTGTAAAATCCGAAAAATTTCTGGAAACAACGGAAGTAACCCTTGAGCTTGACCTGCCGAAGAACGGAACCTTCAATCAGTTTTACGACAGGGTGTTCACCCATCTGAACACCCCGCCCTATTTCAGGGGATACCTCATTCATGTAAAAAAGGCGGACAGGCGGATTAAATACGGCTACTACCGTGCCGAAAACATGCTTCTCAGCGATTATCTGGAGAATATTTTCAAAGGAACACAGTCCACCCTTAAGATAACCATCCCTGAAGGCTACAACATACATGACATAGCCTCGGTACTTGAAAAGAGCAACATAATCGGTATTGACGATTTTCTGAAAACCGCTCTGGATGACGAGTTCATATTCAGGCTCACAGGAATCTCTGCCCCCACTATAGAGGGGTTTCTCTACCCCGATACATACTTTTTTCCGCCCTACACCAAGGCAGACTACATTATACGCACCATGTACGCCAACTTCCTGAACAATCTGCCGGAGGACTTCACCGAAAGAGCTGAGGAAAAGGGCTTAAGCTTTTATCAGGCTCTGACACTCGCCTCCATAGTTCAGAAGGAAACCTACATAGACGAAGAAGCGCAAACCGTGGCATCAGTCTTCTACAACAGGCTGAAAAAGCGAATGCGTCTTCAGGCAGACCCGACGATAATTTACGGAAAATACGCCGAGTTTGACGGAAACATACGCAAGGAAGACATAAGAGACGGTGAAAACCCATACAACACGTATATGATAAGAGGACTTCCCCCCACCCCCATCTCAAACCCCGACAGACAGTCACTGGAAGCGGCGGCTTACCCCGCTGTCACGGATTATCTTTTCTTTGTGGCAAAGCAGGACGGAACCCACGTTTTCACAAAAACATACGATGAACACCGCAGGCAGGTTTATCTGCATCAGATAAGACGGGAGCAGAAATGA
- a CDS encoding EAL domain-containing protein — MNFDIKEILAKESVITAFQPIISLKRKRIVGLEALTRGCDPANDSMIPPNLLFEAADEAGVTIELDRLCRRTAIKNYRKIKNHRDIVLFLNLNTSVLNQDCELQMRTKIYADTEGINYGNIAMEIVESAVENNAKLIEVIEKYRELGFFVALDDFGALHSNLNRLVITKPDIIKIDRCLVNNVSKSYYQRSIIKSIIELAKTIGSLTLAEGLEEEEDIFTCYEMGIDLYQGFYFARPGEFDEIAVEGCINRVLTCADKIKKNIETSINENKEKHKENQKIIEEVERRLNKLTIKDFFQEFQETANGNDSVQCIYLLDSSGTQIGPTICGCGKKSLKQNHFFRPAEELDDHSLKDYYYYISHLGLERFYTNPYISLASGQLCRTASFRTNAGAKNYIVCIDFIEQKLDIQV, encoded by the coding sequence TTGAACTTTGATATAAAAGAAATACTGGCAAAAGAGTCCGTAATAACAGCCTTTCAGCCCATAATCAGCCTCAAACGAAAAAGGATAGTCGGTCTGGAAGCACTCACCAGAGGCTGCGATCCCGCAAATGACAGCATGATTCCCCCTAATCTCCTTTTTGAAGCCGCAGATGAAGCCGGAGTTACAATAGAGCTGGACAGGCTCTGCCGCAGAACAGCCATAAAAAACTACAGAAAAATTAAAAACCATAGAGATATAGTGCTGTTTCTGAATCTGAACACCTCCGTTCTCAATCAGGACTGCGAACTCCAGATGCGCACCAAAATATACGCCGATACCGAAGGCATAAATTACGGCAACATCGCGATGGAGATTGTTGAATCCGCAGTGGAAAACAACGCCAAGCTAATTGAAGTTATCGAAAAATACCGTGAGCTGGGCTTCTTTGTCGCTCTGGATGACTTCGGAGCGCTGCACTCAAACCTCAACAGACTTGTGATCACCAAGCCGGACATAATCAAAATTGACCGCTGCCTCGTAAATAATGTCAGCAAGAGCTACTACCAGCGCTCCATAATAAAATCGATCATAGAGCTCGCAAAGACAATCGGCTCACTTACCCTCGCAGAAGGACTTGAGGAGGAAGAGGACATCTTCACCTGCTATGAAATGGGCATAGACCTTTATCAGGGCTTTTACTTCGCAAGACCCGGCGAATTTGACGAAATCGCTGTGGAAGGCTGCATCAACAGGGTGCTTACCTGCGCAGATAAAATCAAAAAAAATATCGAAACATCCATAAATGAAAATAAAGAGAAGCATAAGGAAAACCAGAAGATAATCGAAGAGGTTGAGCGCAGGCTCAACAAACTGACAATAAAAGACTTTTTTCAGGAGTTTCAGGAAACCGCAAACGGTAACGATTCCGTGCAGTGCATCTACCTCCTTGACTCAAGCGGAACACAGATCGGACCCACAATCTGCGGCTGCGGCAAGAAATCACTGAAACAGAACCATTTTTTCAGACCGGCTGAGGAGCTGGATGATCATTCCCTCAAAGATTACTATTACTACATAAGCCACCTAGGGCTTGAGAGGTTCTACACCAATCCGTATATATCCCTCGCCTCCGGTCAGCTCTGCCGCACCGCGTCCTTTCGCACAAACGCAGGAGCGAAAAACTACATCGTCTGCATAGACTTCATAGAGCAGAAGCTGGATATTCAGGTCTAA
- a CDS encoding EAL domain-containing protein: MNSFNIREIIEKESVITHFQPIISLKEKRVVGIEALSRGVTPVCGTIIPPSAMFESAKENNCLVELDRLCRKKALQNFREFAESEELILFINLDASILDMIEINGKSWTKSFADEAGIDCSMIAIEIVESRVEKNENLVHFVNKHKDYGFFVTLDDFGAYHSNLDRIVKSKPNIIKIDRSLIANMNNDYYQQSIVRSIIELSRKIGSLTLAEGLETEEDIIKCYELGVDLFQGFYFSEPMSNLSRIKESCNEEIEKISKSIKLHLNGIITRKQQQHKHFEAILDRLVDEIRASGSSAGVDFLQEVVDKHQEIEKICILDSEGMQTAQAVSVNCVSKNGFHRLYWPDTENMDHSLKDYYYFLMRLDIKKFYTDPFMSILSGRLCRTMSSRYLRGGKEEVVCIDFVEIAANMNFNKSSSL; the protein is encoded by the coding sequence GTGAACAGTTTCAATATTCGGGAAATTATAGAGAAAGAGAGCGTCATAACGCACTTTCAGCCAATTATCAGCCTTAAGGAAAAACGGGTTGTGGGTATAGAAGCGCTCAGCAGAGGCGTCACGCCTGTCTGCGGGACTATTATACCCCCTTCAGCCATGTTTGAATCCGCCAAGGAAAACAACTGTCTGGTGGAGCTGGACAGACTCTGCCGAAAGAAAGCACTCCAGAATTTCCGGGAATTTGCCGAGAGCGAAGAGCTTATCCTCTTCATAAATCTTGATGCCTCCATACTGGACATGATCGAGATAAACGGAAAGTCGTGGACGAAATCCTTCGCGGATGAGGCGGGGATAGATTGCAGCATGATCGCTATAGAGATAGTCGAATCCCGGGTCGAGAAGAACGAAAACCTCGTCCATTTTGTAAACAAACACAAGGATTACGGTTTCTTTGTCACTCTGGACGACTTCGGAGCCTATCACTCCAACCTTGACCGGATAGTAAAATCTAAACCGAACATCATAAAGATAGACCGCTCGCTGATAGCGAACATGAACAACGATTACTACCAGCAGTCAATAGTCCGCTCCATAATTGAGCTCTCCCGCAAGATAGGCTCACTCACCCTCGCAGAAGGACTTGAAACCGAAGAAGACATCATCAAATGCTATGAACTCGGGGTAGACCTCTTTCAGGGCTTTTATTTCAGCGAGCCCATGTCAAATCTCAGCAGAATAAAGGAAAGCTGCAATGAGGAGATTGAGAAAATCTCAAAAAGCATCAAGCTTCACCTCAACGGCATCATAACCAGAAAACAGCAGCAGCATAAGCATTTTGAAGCAATTTTGGACAGGCTTGTGGATGAAATACGCGCGTCCGGTTCATCCGCGGGAGTAGATTTTTTGCAGGAAGTTGTAGACAAACATCAGGAAATAGAAAAAATATGTATTCTGGACAGTGAAGGCATGCAGACTGCTCAGGCAGTGAGCGTAAACTGTGTTTCCAAAAACGGATTCCACAGACTTTACTGGCCCGACACGGAAAATATGGATCATTCACTGAAAGATTATTATTATTTTCTGATGCGTCTTGATATAAAAAAGTTTTATACTGACCCGTTCATGTCTATACTGTCCGGCAGGCTGTGCAGAACAATGTCCTCCAGATACCTGCGCGGCGGAAAAGAGGAGGTTGTCTGCATAGACTTTGTGGAGATAGCCGCAAACATGAACTTTAATAAAAGCAGTTCGCTGTGA
- a CDS encoding DUF445 family protein yields MQPQTINLIATPFITGLVGYVTNWLAIKMLFRPHRRRWYSFGWIGVIPRNRSKLASKIGIMVGEKLIGEEEIAKAVKSENVQNAISATIEKELEKFLRTDHGSISDILEKIGLHEETVIKKLTDLLADEATLNSLSEALASISAPMLERLADTEISTLLPDGGLEPVLKKVFTEGKWQPAVINELSNRLNNLVLSGKSFSDLLPDKLNESTGKISDFLTDRALDILDRLFEDDESRKKVAERLTSLKDGMFSGGGLDQIKLGFLNMFLNEDTINDLVQEHLPKLISGIKGDPVMKRRISNGIKGKIDDFLHKPLYAHAGRIGFETIYEVRGDYITRIQKYLSSDGFAESISKAACGMLTERGATIGSAAKMIGIDLKNGETASALITRLAGSGVLKSTLPHAIYKILKGIRAANLYDGMPKKSFLAVKNKLLEEINILLEKNVPGLVRAVDLPGIVEKKINTLNLYEVEDILFDFMKDQFKWINRLGFVLGFLFGLIQVAFFIFL; encoded by the coding sequence TTGCAGCCGCAAACAATTAACCTCATAGCCACTCCGTTTATAACAGGCTTAGTGGGTTATGTTACTAACTGGCTTGCCATCAAAATGCTCTTCCGCCCCCACAGACGGAGATGGTACTCCTTCGGCTGGATAGGCGTAATTCCCCGCAACCGATCCAAGCTCGCTTCCAAAATAGGCATAATGGTGGGCGAAAAGCTCATCGGAGAGGAGGAGATCGCAAAGGCGGTCAAATCCGAAAATGTCCAGAACGCCATATCCGCCACAATCGAAAAAGAGCTTGAGAAATTCCTCAGAACAGACCACGGAAGCATAAGCGATATATTGGAAAAAATCGGTCTCCATGAGGAGACGGTTATAAAGAAGCTCACCGACCTTCTGGCGGATGAAGCAACCCTGAACAGCCTCAGCGAGGCTCTGGCGTCCATATCGGCACCCATGCTTGAGCGTCTGGCGGACACTGAAATCAGCACTCTTCTGCCTGACGGAGGGCTTGAGCCTGTCCTCAAAAAAGTTTTCACCGAAGGAAAATGGCAGCCCGCTGTTATAAATGAGCTCTCAAACAGGCTGAACAACCTTGTTCTCTCAGGAAAATCCTTCTCGGATCTCCTGCCGGACAAGCTCAATGAATCCACAGGCAAAATATCCGATTTTCTCACTGACAGAGCTCTGGATATTCTGGACAGGCTGTTCGAGGACGATGAATCCCGAAAAAAAGTTGCGGAAAGACTCACAAGCCTCAAGGACGGAATGTTCAGCGGCGGCGGGCTGGATCAGATTAAGCTCGGCTTTCTCAATATGTTTCTGAACGAGGACACCATAAACGACCTTGTGCAGGAGCACCTGCCCAAGCTGATAAGCGGGATAAAAGGCGACCCCGTCATGAAGCGCCGCATATCAAACGGAATAAAAGGCAAAATAGACGACTTTCTCCATAAACCCCTTTACGCACATGCAGGCAGGATAGGCTTTGAAACCATATACGAGGTAAGAGGCGACTATATCACCCGCATTCAGAAATATCTTTCCTCCGACGGATTCGCAGAAAGCATATCCAAGGCAGCCTGCGGCATGCTCACGGAACGCGGGGCAACAATAGGCTCCGCAGCGAAGATGATAGGCATAGACCTCAAAAACGGGGAAACAGCATCGGCACTCATAACAAGACTCGCCGGTTCCGGCGTGCTGAAAAGCACACTGCCGCATGCCATATACAAAATCCTCAAGGGAATACGCGCGGCAAACCTCTATGACGGCATGCCGAAGAAATCTTTTCTCGCTGTAAAAAATAAGCTTCTGGAGGAGATAAATATTCTTCTGGAGAAAAATGTTCCCGGACTTGTGCGCGCTGTGGATCTTCCGGGAATAGTGGAGAAAAAGATAAATACACTGAACCTGTATGAAGTTGAGGACATTCTATTTGACTTTATGAAGGATCAGTTCAAATGGATAAACAGGCTCGGCTTCGTGCTCGGGTTCCTGTTCGGTCTGATTCAGGTGGCTTTCTTCATCTTCCTTTGA
- a CDS encoding S1C family serine protease, translated as MFRKLSAVIIVLILSVSCGAAKQEKPAQSGEQQPKAETIAPVHPEHQPDASESSRVTPTVLAIRKIEDSVVNIRTEKTVETNVSPFFNDPFFDDFFGLRKRSYKTQSLGSGVMIREDGTVVTNFHVVKDATTIFVITRDNANYEAEFVGGDESIDLAILKIKDQTKKFPAAALGTSSDIMLGEPIIAIGNPYGLSSSVTTGVISATARMMNIGNNYSVFIQTDALINPGNSGGPLININGEVIGINTAIHRQAQGIGFSIPMDTIKRVLPEIMKSGKLRRGHVGFTVKDTAKGEDMMPVIESVEKGSNAEEIGLKAGDEVVEVGGVPINSEEVMYHILRSYPPDSSVEIGIKRADGTFKGRLVLTERPSDFGLIHLDTKYGIAVSEKDGYLTVAKSEGTKYITVGDIVVALNGTELDNLEQLSRLIEDNQDKPFILTVYRDGRLLQIKLNP; from the coding sequence ATGTTCAGAAAATTATCAGCAGTCATCATAGTTCTTATCCTCAGTGTAAGCTGCGGAGCGGCAAAGCAGGAAAAACCCGCGCAGAGCGGTGAACAGCAGCCGAAAGCTGAGACGATCGCCCCTGTGCATCCCGAGCATCAGCCGGACGCCTCTGAATCCAGCAGGGTCACGCCTACTGTTCTTGCAATACGCAAAATTGAAGACAGCGTGGTGAACATCCGCACGGAAAAAACCGTGGAAACAAATGTCAGCCCGTTCTTCAACGACCCGTTTTTTGACGATTTCTTCGGACTGCGCAAACGCAGCTACAAAACCCAGAGTCTTGGCTCGGGCGTTATGATCCGTGAGGACGGAACGGTGGTTACCAACTTCCATGTGGTAAAAGACGCCACAACTATTTTTGTTATCACCCGCGACAACGCCAATTACGAAGCGGAGTTTGTGGGCGGCGACGAATCCATAGACCTTGCGATACTGAAAATTAAAGATCAAACAAAGAAATTTCCGGCGGCGGCGCTCGGCACAAGCTCAGATATTATGTTGGGTGAACCGATAATTGCCATAGGCAATCCATACGGACTCAGCAGCTCAGTCACCACCGGAGTAATCAGCGCCACGGCAAGGATGATGAATATCGGAAATAACTACAGCGTATTCATACAGACTGACGCACTCATAAACCCCGGCAACTCAGGCGGTCCGCTGATTAATATAAACGGCGAGGTGATAGGCATAAACACCGCCATACACCGTCAGGCGCAGGGGATAGGCTTTTCGATTCCTATGGACACAATAAAGAGAGTTCTGCCGGAGATAATGAAAAGCGGAAAGCTCCGCCGCGGACATGTAGGCTTCACCGTTAAGGACACCGCCAAAGGTGAGGACATGATGCCCGTCATAGAATCCGTTGAAAAAGGCTCCAATGCCGAAGAGATAGGTCTTAAAGCCGGAGATGAAGTCGTTGAGGTCGGGGGCGTGCCCATAAACAGTGAAGAGGTAATGTACCACATCCTCCGCAGCTATCCCCCCGATTCATCCGTTGAAATAGGCATAAAAAGGGCTGACGGAACCTTTAAAGGGAGGCTTGTCCTCACTGAGAGACCCTCAGATTTCGGATTAATACATCTGGATACTAAATACGGTATTGCAGTGAGCGAGAAAGATGGTTATCTTACCGTGGCAAAAAGTGAGGGTACCAAGTATATCACCGTCGGCGACATAGTTGTTGCCCTTAACGGAACGGAGCTTGACAACCTAGAACAGCTCAGTCGGCTGATTGAGGATAATCAGGATAAGCCGTTCATCCTCACGGTGTACAGGGACGGCAGACTCTTGCAGATCAAGCTGAACCCTTGA
- the carA gene encoding glutamine-hydrolyzing carbamoyl-phosphate synthase small subunit, producing the protein MNKAFLVLEDGTVFEGKSFGADGTSEGEVVFNTSITGYQEILTDPSYYGQMVAMTYPLIGNYGVNEEDFEAYRPYLSAFIVKEHSRVHSNYRSNGSLGDFLKKHGVIGIEDIDTRKLVRHIRERGSMNAVISTQTEDTEALRKQAAAIQTIVGKDLVKEVTCKVPYEWTQTGWQLGTGYGTLENPKYHIAAIDFGIKRNILRNMADLGCKVTVVPATAKIEEIDALKPDGVFLSNGPGDPEAVTYGIELTRQLIGKYPMFGICLGNQILGLALGGKTYKLKFGHHGGNQPVMDSETGRVEITAQNHCFAVDIDSLGDQVEVTHMNLNDKTVEGLKHKKYPIFAVQYHPENGPGPHDATYLFKRFTDMIEESKA; encoded by the coding sequence ATGAACAAGGCTTTTCTTGTGCTGGAAGACGGCACTGTGTTTGAAGGAAAAAGTTTCGGAGCGGACGGAACGTCTGAAGGTGAAGTGGTTTTCAACACCTCTATAACAGGTTATCAGGAAATACTCACAGATCCCTCCTACTACGGGCAGATGGTGGCTATGACTTACCCGCTGATAGGCAACTACGGCGTTAATGAAGAAGACTTCGAGGCATACCGCCCTTACCTCTCTGCGTTTATAGTAAAAGAGCACAGCAGAGTGCACTCCAACTACAGATCAAACGGCAGTCTGGGTGATTTCCTCAAAAAACACGGCGTAATCGGCATTGAAGACATAGATACGAGAAAGCTTGTCCGCCACATAAGGGAGAGAGGCTCCATGAACGCCGTCATATCCACTCAGACGGAGGACACTGAGGCGCTCAGAAAACAGGCGGCGGCTATCCAGACCATCGTCGGCAAAGACCTTGTGAAGGAAGTAACCTGTAAAGTCCCCTATGAATGGACACAGACAGGCTGGCAGCTGGGCACCGGCTACGGCACGCTTGAAAATCCCAAATACCACATTGCTGCCATTGACTTCGGCATAAAAAGAAACATTCTCCGCAACATGGCTGATCTCGGCTGCAAGGTTACGGTTGTTCCCGCCACTGCTAAAATTGAAGAGATAGACGCCCTCAAGCCTGACGGAGTCTTCCTTTCCAACGGTCCCGGCGACCCCGAAGCGGTTACGTACGGCATAGAGCTTACAAGACAGCTCATAGGCAAATACCCTATGTTCGGCATATGCCTCGGCAACCAGATCCTCGGACTTGCCCTCGGCGGAAAGACATACAAGCTGAAATTCGGTCACCACGGCGGCAACCAGCCTGTTATGGACAGCGAGACAGGCAGGGTGGAAATAACCGCCCAGAACCACTGCTTCGCCGTTGATATAGACAGCCTCGGAGATCAGGTTGAAGTAACGCACATGAACCTAAACGATAAAACCGTTGAAGGTCTGAAACATAAAAAATATCCGATATTCGCCGTTCAGTACCATCCGGAAAACGGTCCCGGACCGCACGACGCTACATACCTTTTCAAAAGGTTCACGGATATGATAGAGGAGAGCAAGGCGTAA
- a CDS encoding exopolyphosphatase has product MRVAAIDIGSNAVRLIIAEIQHGVLTEVIHSDRIITRLGNGIKNTGRISEESVLKTLIALQKFAKAAEEHKAAKLTAVATSAVRECSNREDLLIPAKEIGISVNVIDGETEAALELAGVQSGIETGGRRTLIFDIGGGSTEFIYTEPNVPVKVMSIPLGVVKMADSYNFREPCIEEHMDRIRIPLFTILNDVKREMDFQPELLIGSAGTPTTLAAIDLKMKEYDWKKINGYPLKKSRIEQIFIELCSLTAEERLLLPGMEKGREDLLIPGTLITLELMCMTGMETLTVSDFGLREGLAVAAANN; this is encoded by the coding sequence ATGAGAGTAGCCGCCATAGACATAGGCTCAAACGCCGTAAGGCTTATTATAGCAGAGATTCAACACGGAGTGCTTACTGAGGTAATCCATTCCGACAGAATAATAACGAGGCTCGGTAACGGGATTAAGAATACAGGAAGGATCTCTGAGGAATCTGTCCTGAAAACACTTATAGCCTTACAGAAATTCGCAAAAGCAGCGGAAGAGCATAAGGCGGCGAAGCTCACAGCCGTTGCCACCAGCGCAGTGCGAGAGTGCTCCAACAGGGAGGATCTGCTCATTCCCGCAAAGGAGATAGGCATATCCGTAAATGTGATTGACGGCGAAACCGAAGCGGCGCTGGAGCTTGCCGGGGTTCAGTCCGGAATTGAAACTGGCGGACGCAGAACCCTTATCTTCGACATAGGCGGAGGCTCCACCGAATTCATATACACTGAGCCGAATGTGCCGGTAAAAGTTATGAGCATCCCTCTCGGTGTGGTAAAAATGGCGGACTCCTACAATTTCCGTGAACCCTGCATAGAAGAGCACATGGACAGAATACGCATACCGCTTTTTACGATCCTCAACGATGTAAAAAGAGAAATGGACTTTCAGCCCGAGCTTTTGATCGGCAGTGCGGGCACACCCACGACCCTAGCCGCCATTGATCTCAAAATGAAAGAATATGACTGGAAAAAAATAAACGGTTACCCCTTGAAAAAATCGAGGATAGAACAAATATTCATTGAGTTATGTTCACTCACGGCGGAGGAGAGGCTTCTTCTTCCCGGCATGGAGAAAGGGCGGGAGGATCTCCTGATACCCGGAACCCTTATCACGCTGGAGCTTATGTGCATGACGGGAATGGAAACACTCACTGTTTCAGACTTCGGTTTAAGGGAGGGTCTCGCTGTTGCAGCCGCAAACAATTAA
- a CDS encoding DUF6364 family protein produces MHKTRLNISIDQDIADFAKDFASENRTTVSDIITQYFLTVKRRKDGETTERILADPAFAEAFEEVQEKLRAGKARWQSYDEVFGR; encoded by the coding sequence ATGCACAAAACCAGACTCAATATCAGTATTGATCAGGATATTGCCGACTTTGCCAAGGATTTCGCAAGCGAAAACCGCACTACGGTTTCAGATATAATAACCCAGTATTTTCTGACTGTTAAGCGCAGAAAGGACGGAGAGACCACCGAACGCATACTGGCTGACCCTGCGTTTGCCGAAGCCTTTGAAGAAGTTCAGGAAAAGCTGAGAGCAGGAAAAGCCCGCTGGCAATCCTATGATGAAGTGTTCGGCAGATGA
- the cls gene encoding cardiolipin synthase, translating into MTAYFDLFFQHLGEVISLILVLVILSGRREARANFSWLMVVVLFPFIGAVMYILLGNPRLKRMLEKKFKSYRSIDLKKYVKHDEEFDKSGLGALVEKITGVVPHMCSNLKLIIGGGEKYSLLGEDIGSAEKYVLMEYYVFRNDFAGKFFADLLMETAERGVKVYLLVDGFGSFGFTLSGTYRRLKKSKVNIAVFHPPFGFKTVSRMNFRNHRKIAIIDGRVCYTGGMNIGKEYMGGFFGNRKWFDAHLSFGGDAVYPVEEVFAEDWLFATGESIEELIKSAQVERGGDTTVQVVPSGPHMPRPLIYSTLFSTLNRARKSVVIVTPYLVPDQPVIETLKNISRQGIDVTVILPGKNNQPLAAAAGRSYYEELIENGVRIHETKGIMLHAKIVVIDDYFVITGSSNMDGRSFKINFELNIVAYSGAFAEDVEKLVRYYLNHSEEVELKAVKARPFAVRVFEGVCRTLGPVL; encoded by the coding sequence ATGACCGCATATTTTGATTTATTTTTTCAGCATCTGGGGGAAGTTATTTCGCTTATACTTGTCCTTGTGATTCTCTCCGGCAGGAGGGAGGCGAGGGCAAACTTCTCATGGCTTATGGTGGTGGTGCTGTTTCCGTTCATAGGCGCCGTGATGTACATCCTTCTCGGTAACCCGAGGCTGAAAAGGATGCTGGAGAAGAAGTTTAAATCATACCGTTCCATAGACCTTAAAAAATACGTTAAGCATGATGAAGAGTTTGACAAAAGCGGGCTTGGCGCTCTTGTGGAAAAAATAACCGGCGTTGTGCCCCACATGTGCAGCAATCTGAAGCTTATCATAGGCGGCGGTGAGAAATACTCCCTTCTCGGCGAGGATATAGGCTCGGCAGAAAAGTATGTTCTCATGGAATATTACGTTTTCAGAAACGATTTTGCGGGGAAGTTTTTTGCGGATCTTCTCATGGAAACCGCTGAGAGAGGCGTGAAGGTTTACCTGCTTGTGGACGGCTTCGGCTCCTTCGGCTTCACTCTGAGCGGGACATACAGAAGGCTTAAGAAGAGCAAAGTGAATATCGCCGTGTTCCATCCCCCTTTCGGGTTTAAGACAGTTTCGAGGATGAATTTCCGCAACCACCGCAAGATAGCTATAATCGACGGCAGAGTATGCTACACAGGCGGAATGAACATTGGCAAAGAGTATATGGGCGGGTTTTTCGGCAACAGAAAATGGTTCGACGCTCATCTCTCCTTCGGAGGCGATGCGGTTTACCCTGTGGAAGAGGTTTTCGCTGAGGACTGGCTTTTCGCCACCGGAGAAAGCATAGAGGAACTCATAAAAAGCGCTCAGGTGGAGCGTGGAGGGGATACCACGGTTCAGGTTGTGCCGTCCGGTCCGCATATGCCCCGTCCGCTGATATACAGCACGCTTTTCAGCACGCTGAACAGGGCGAGGAAATCGGTTGTGATCGTTACTCCTTACCTTGTGCCGGATCAGCCCGTAATCGAAACACTGAAAAATATCAGCCGTCAGGGGATAGATGTCACGGTAATTCTCCCCGGCAAAAACAATCAGCCCCTTGCCGCTGCCGCCGGGCGTTCTTATTATGAAGAGCTTATAGAAAACGGCGTGAGGATACACGAGACAAAAGGCATAATGCTTCATGCCAAGATTGTTGTTATAGATGATTATTTTGTGATCACAGGCTCATCCAACATGGACGGCAGGAGCTTCAAGATAAACTTCGAGCTTAATATAGTGGCTTATTCCGGCGCGTTTGCCGAGGATGTGGAGAAGCTTGTCCGTTATTACCTCAATCATTCGGAGGAGGTTGAACTTAAGGCAGTGAAAGCCCGTCCCTTCGCAGTGAGGGTGTTTGAGGGTGTGTGCCGCACTCTGGGACCTGTTCTTTAG